Proteins found in one Immundisolibacter sp. genomic segment:
- a CDS encoding efflux RND transporter periplasmic adaptor subunit, producing MPALRPFFATAVAVFVCVVALAACGKTEEPRVKPPVVLITAAVAGTAAMETLETSVGQIESMDEPVVSAEVAGRVVAVNVEVGARVRKGQALVELDSKDYRLRQGSAQAELARLAALIAQQERLVGRYETLAKSDFFAKNAVEDARAQLTALHSQREAAVAQDAEARHNLQRGRIVAPLDAAVAARMVDVGDYVAVGMPIVRLSTDQMLRVTLPYPESLADALRPGLPVRLRSPAAPDTTVEANITEIRPTVGMSNLALQVMVDLPNPGGWKPGSSVNGEVILGRRERAVVVPEKAVVLRPSGSTVYIIEDDRARAAKVQTGTYRDGLVEIVSGVPVGAKVALDGAGFLSDGALVRVQDGGS from the coding sequence ATGCCAGCTTTGCGCCCGTTTTTTGCGACCGCGGTTGCGGTTTTTGTCTGTGTTGTCGCGCTTGCCGCCTGCGGAAAAACAGAGGAGCCGCGCGTTAAACCACCGGTCGTCCTGATCACCGCCGCTGTTGCTGGAACAGCGGCGATGGAGACGCTGGAAACCAGCGTTGGCCAGATCGAGAGTATGGACGAGCCGGTGGTATCGGCCGAGGTCGCCGGCCGGGTGGTGGCGGTGAACGTGGAAGTAGGCGCCCGGGTGCGCAAAGGTCAGGCATTGGTTGAACTCGACAGCAAGGATTACCGCTTGCGTCAGGGTTCGGCCCAGGCCGAGCTCGCTCGCCTGGCGGCGCTGATTGCCCAGCAGGAACGCCTGGTGGGACGTTACGAGACATTGGCCAAGAGCGATTTCTTTGCCAAGAATGCGGTCGAGGACGCGCGGGCGCAGTTGACTGCCCTGCACAGTCAGCGCGAAGCGGCGGTGGCCCAGGATGCCGAGGCACGCCACAACCTGCAGCGTGGACGCATTGTGGCCCCCCTGGACGCCGCCGTAGCGGCGCGTATGGTTGATGTTGGGGACTATGTTGCCGTGGGCATGCCTATCGTGCGCCTGAGCACCGATCAGATGTTGCGGGTAACCCTGCCGTATCCGGAATCGCTGGCTGATGCGCTGCGCCCAGGCTTACCCGTGCGTTTGCGCTCGCCCGCGGCGCCGGACACCACCGTCGAGGCGAACATCACCGAGATTCGTCCCACAGTGGGCATGAGCAACCTCGCCCTGCAGGTGATGGTCGACCTGCCAAATCCCGGGGGTTGGAAGCCCGGCTCCAGCGTCAACGGTGAGGTTATCCTTGGTCGCCGCGAACGGGCCGTGGTGGTGCCGGAGAAGGCGGTGGTGCTGCGCCCTTCGGGGAGCACCGTGTATATCATCGAGGACGACCGTGCCAGGGCGGCCAAGGTGCAGACTGGCACCTACCGTGACGGTCTGGTCGAGATTGTGTCCGGTGTGCCTGTCGGGGCCAAGGTGGCGCTGGACGGCGCCGGTTTCCTGAGTGACGGTGCCCTGGTCCGGGTGCAGGACGGTGGTTCATGA
- a CDS encoding M48 family metallopeptidase has protein sequence MSEPAPVELAFELEGRQITCRVLRARRRTYALRVSADGGLELRVPQRLAAHRWPGLLVRHRRWIVGQLERLAQTPPPPPATFGPGSRQRFLGQAHPLRLTQGRTQVALTDVGFSVRVRAPETPSLVARALDGWYRSQAQALLPPRLSVLAETLPWLRRPTVKAPRVVRLRSRWGSCASDGRITLNLGLVLLAPDLIDYVLLHELCHLREMNHGPRFYALLAAVVPDFRERQAVLRAERPWHPTSI, from the coding sequence ATGAGCGAGCCGGCACCGGTCGAACTTGCCTTCGAACTCGAGGGTCGCCAGATAACCTGCCGGGTGCTGCGCGCCCGCCGCCGAACATACGCGTTGCGGGTGAGCGCCGATGGCGGGCTCGAATTGCGCGTGCCACAGCGTCTGGCCGCGCACCGCTGGCCCGGTTTGCTGGTTCGTCACCGGCGCTGGATAGTGGGTCAGCTGGAACGCTTGGCGCAAACGCCGCCCCCGCCGCCCGCCACTTTCGGGCCAGGCAGCAGGCAGCGCTTCCTTGGCCAGGCCCACCCGCTGCGGCTCACGCAGGGACGCACCCAAGTGGCGCTGACCGATGTCGGTTTCTCGGTCCGGGTCCGCGCACCGGAGACCCCATCACTGGTGGCACGGGCACTTGACGGTTGGTACCGCAGTCAGGCTCAGGCGTTGTTGCCTCCGCGTCTTAGCGTGCTCGCCGAAACCCTGCCCTGGCTCAGACGGCCGACGGTAAAGGCCCCGCGGGTGGTACGCCTGCGCAGTCGCTGGGGCAGCTGTGCCAGTGACGGCCGTATCACGCTGAACCTCGGCTTGGTGCTGCTGGCACCCGATCTGATCGACTATGTGTTGCTGCACGAGCTGTGTCACCTGCGCGAGATGAACCATGGGCCGCGCTTTTATGCCCTGTTGGCAGCCGTTGTGCCGGATTTTCGTGAGCGTCAGGCCGTGTTGCGTGCCGAGCGGCCTTGGCACCCCACCTCGATATGA
- the glgX gene encoding glycogen debranching protein GlgX, whose translation MTLASSPLRVWPGQPYPLGAQWDGRGVNFALFSLHAEKVELCLFDATGRHETVRVVLPEYTDEVWHGYLPDLRPGQLYGYRVYGPYEPARGHRFNHHKLLLDPYARLLHGSLTWHDAVYGYRVGDARADLSFDRRDSARYVPRCVVVGDAQNRRERRPPHKPWRRSVIYELHAGGYTRRHPQVPLELRGSFRGLAESAVITHLRRLGVSAVELLPIHAHVDERRLVQAGKVNYWGYNSLAFFAPDNRFLTRPDPGEFRLLAQALHDAGIELLLDVVYNHTGEGDVLGPTLSFRGIDNASYYRLDAATPRQVLDYTGCGNTLNVSQPRVLQLVLDSMRYWVQQMGVDGFRFDLATTLAREDDGFEPGSGFLDAVRQDPVLSRVRLIAEPWDLGPQGYRLGGFPPGWGEWNDRYRDTVRSFWRGEAGQAAALASRITGSSDIFARHGRRPTASINFITAHDGFTLRDLVSYAHKHNCANGEEGRDGTDNNLSWNCGVEGPSDDPQVEALRLRQMRNLLATLLLSQGVPMLLAGDEFGHSQLGNNNAYCQDNDIAWPDWARLQQPAGGSLYRYLRRLLVLRRRHGVFRRDRFFKGEALPDGVGKDIRWLNPDGSEKLAGDWPVAPQLLAFIIDGAAGVGHLGPQDESRLDASYLVILYAGDQTVLFRAPAPEFGIGWRRVFDTVEVDGKGDGQGFGADAQCLIPPRCVQVFERLQYPGDGV comes from the coding sequence ATGACCTTAGCCAGCAGCCCCCTGCGCGTGTGGCCCGGGCAGCCGTATCCGCTCGGCGCGCAGTGGGATGGCCGCGGTGTCAATTTCGCGCTGTTTTCGCTGCATGCGGAAAAGGTGGAGCTGTGTTTGTTCGATGCCACCGGCCGGCACGAGACGGTGCGGGTGGTTTTGCCCGAGTACACGGACGAGGTGTGGCATGGTTATCTGCCCGATCTGCGCCCGGGCCAGCTGTACGGTTATCGCGTGTACGGTCCCTACGAACCGGCGCGGGGGCATCGTTTCAACCACCACAAGTTGTTGCTCGATCCCTACGCCCGCCTGCTGCACGGCTCCCTGACCTGGCACGACGCCGTGTACGGATATCGCGTCGGCGATGCGCGCGCCGACTTGTCGTTCGATCGCCGTGATAGCGCCCGATACGTGCCCAGGTGTGTGGTGGTGGGGGACGCGCAGAATCGACGCGAGCGCCGCCCGCCACACAAACCGTGGCGTCGCAGCGTGATCTACGAACTGCACGCAGGAGGCTACACGCGTCGCCACCCGCAGGTTCCGCTCGAATTGCGCGGCAGTTTTCGCGGCCTGGCCGAGTCAGCCGTCATTACGCATCTGAGAAGGCTGGGTGTGAGCGCTGTCGAGCTGCTGCCGATTCATGCGCACGTCGACGAGCGGCGCCTGGTACAAGCCGGCAAGGTCAATTACTGGGGTTACAACTCGCTGGCGTTTTTTGCGCCGGATAACCGCTTCCTTACCCGCCCGGATCCGGGCGAGTTCCGGTTGCTGGCCCAGGCACTGCACGACGCCGGCATTGAACTGCTGCTGGACGTGGTCTACAACCACACCGGCGAGGGCGACGTTCTGGGTCCCACTCTGAGCTTTCGCGGCATTGACAACGCCAGCTATTACCGGCTTGACGCGGCCACGCCGCGTCAGGTTCTGGACTACACCGGCTGCGGTAACACGCTGAATGTCAGCCAGCCGCGGGTGCTGCAGCTGGTGCTGGACTCGATGCGCTATTGGGTACAGCAGATGGGTGTGGACGGATTTCGCTTCGATCTGGCGACCACCCTGGCGCGTGAGGATGACGGGTTCGAGCCGGGCAGTGGCTTTCTTGACGCTGTGCGCCAGGACCCGGTGCTGTCTCGGGTCAGGCTGATCGCCGAGCCTTGGGATCTGGGGCCACAGGGCTATCGCCTGGGCGGATTTCCGCCTGGTTGGGGGGAGTGGAACGACCGCTACCGGGACACCGTTCGCAGCTTCTGGCGTGGCGAGGCCGGGCAGGCAGCGGCGCTCGCGTCGCGCATAACCGGGTCGAGCGATATCTTCGCCCGGCACGGCCGCCGGCCGACAGCCAGCATCAATTTCATCACCGCCCACGATGGCTTCACCCTGCGGGACTTGGTGTCTTACGCGCACAAGCACAATTGCGCCAACGGGGAGGAGGGTCGAGACGGCACCGATAACAATTTGAGCTGGAACTGCGGCGTCGAAGGGCCGAGCGATGACCCGCAGGTGGAGGCTCTGCGCCTGCGTCAGATGCGTAATCTGCTGGCGACGTTGCTGCTATCCCAGGGCGTGCCGATGTTGCTCGCCGGGGACGAGTTCGGCCATAGCCAGTTGGGGAATAACAACGCCTATTGCCAGGATAATGACATCGCCTGGCCCGACTGGGCGCGACTACAGCAGCCGGCTGGCGGCTCGCTGTACCGCTACCTGCGGCGTTTGTTGGTGCTGCGCCGTCGCCACGGCGTGTTTCGCCGCGACCGGTTTTTCAAGGGCGAGGCGCTGCCGGATGGGGTCGGCAAGGACATCCGCTGGCTGAACCCGGACGGTAGCGAGAAGCTGGCCGGTGACTGGCCGGTTGCTCCGCAGCTGCTCGCCTTCATCATCGATGGCGCGGCCGGAGTGGGGCACCTGGGTCCGCAGGACGAGTCGCGCCTTGATGCCAGCTACCTGGTGATCCTGTACGCCGGTGACCAGACCGTGCTGTTCCGCGCCCCGGCCCCGGAATTTGGCATCGGCTGGCGGCGTGTGTTCGACACTGTCGAGGTTGACGGAAAGGGCGACGGTCAGGGTTTTGGCGCGGACGCACAGTGTCTGATTCCACCCCGTTGCGTGCAGGTATTCGAGCGTCTTCAGTACCCGGGCGACGGCGTATGA
- a CDS encoding PA4780 family RIO1-like protein kinase, translating into MKVPAPLQPLLEDGLIDEVVRPLRSGKEATVYVVRCGEELCCAKVYKDVRQRGFRQAVQYQEGRKVRNTRQARAMEKRTSYGRREQETAWHSAEVNALYRLVAAGVRVPVPQGLFDGVLLMELIVDAGGDVAPRLGDLVLEPQQACAYHARLIGDIVRMLCAGMVHGDLSEYNVLVGTDGPVIIDLPQAVEAAVNNSAQALLERDVANMTSYLGHFAPQLLGTAYGPEIWQLYAAGDLSPDSVLTGQVELDTTPADVVEVLREIEAARQEALMRQEAREAAGQ; encoded by the coding sequence GTGAAGGTTCCGGCGCCGCTACAACCGCTGCTGGAGGACGGCCTCATCGATGAGGTGGTGCGTCCGCTGCGCAGTGGTAAGGAAGCCACGGTTTACGTCGTGCGGTGTGGTGAGGAGCTGTGCTGCGCCAAGGTATACAAGGACGTGCGTCAGCGTGGCTTTCGCCAGGCCGTGCAGTACCAGGAAGGACGCAAGGTCCGTAACACGCGCCAGGCGCGGGCAATGGAGAAGCGCACCAGTTATGGTCGGCGCGAGCAGGAGACGGCCTGGCATAGTGCCGAGGTCAACGCCCTGTACCGGCTGGTGGCCGCCGGCGTGCGGGTGCCGGTGCCACAGGGCTTGTTCGACGGCGTATTGCTGATGGAACTGATCGTGGACGCCGGCGGCGACGTGGCACCGCGGCTCGGCGATCTGGTACTGGAGCCGCAGCAGGCCTGCGCCTACCACGCGCGACTGATCGGTGACATCGTGCGCATGCTATGTGCCGGCATGGTGCATGGCGATTTGTCCGAGTACAACGTGTTGGTTGGCACCGATGGGCCAGTGATCATCGATCTGCCGCAGGCGGTGGAGGCGGCCGTCAACAACAGCGCGCAAGCGTTGTTGGAGCGCGACGTGGCCAATATGACCAGTTATCTGGGGCATTTCGCGCCACAGCTGCTCGGCACCGCCTATGGGCCGGAAATCTGGCAGCTCTATGCTGCTGGCGACCTCAGCCCCGACAGCGTATTGACCGGACAGGTAGAGCTGGATACAACCCCGGCCGATGTCGTTGAGGTGCTGCGGGAGATCGAGGCCGCGCGGCAAGAGGCTCTGATGCGGCAAGAGGCGCGCGAAGCCGCCGGTCAGTGA
- a CDS encoding YajQ family cyclic di-GMP-binding protein — MPSFDVVSKSDLHEVANAVDQTNRELGTRFDFKDSGAKVTLKDEVMTAEAPNRFQIEQLLEVLRMRLAKRGIDLKALELGKLQEVGQKAIQAITVRQGIDADHARKLVKLVKDHKLKVQTAVQGDELRVSGKKRDDLQAVIALLRQQEDFDLPLQFVNFRD; from the coding sequence ATGCCATCGTTTGATGTCGTTTCAAAATCGGACCTCCACGAGGTTGCCAACGCTGTTGATCAGACCAACCGGGAGCTCGGTACCCGTTTTGACTTCAAGGACTCTGGGGCCAAGGTGACGCTCAAGGATGAGGTAATGACTGCCGAGGCGCCCAACCGCTTCCAGATCGAACAGTTACTGGAAGTGTTGCGCATGCGTCTGGCCAAGCGCGGTATCGACCTGAAGGCGCTCGAACTTGGCAAGCTGCAGGAGGTTGGCCAGAAGGCCATTCAGGCCATTACCGTGCGCCAGGGTATCGATGCCGACCACGCACGCAAACTGGTGAAGTTGGTCAAGGACCACAAGCTGAAGGTGCAGACGGCTGTCCAGGGCGACGAGCTGCGGGTGTCCGGCAAGAAGCGGGACGACCTGCAGGCGGTGATCGCCCTGCTGCGTCAGCAGGAGGATTTCGACCTGCCTCTTCAGTTTGTGAATTTTCGCGATTGA
- a CDS encoding ribonuclease E/G — MKRILFNARQSEELRVAIVDGQRLFDLDIEFPNRNQKKGNIYRGIVRRVEPSLEAAFVDYGGTRHGFLPLKEVASSYLIAEGSEGNKSSIRGAFREGQEVTVQVEKEERGTKGAALTTHISLAGRYLVLMPYSPDAGGVSRKIEGDDRAELKEMLGQLQLPDGMGTIARTVAAERSLAELQWDLDHLVELWNAIDAASSGKPAPFLIYQENNVVARVIRDYFRDDIAEVLIDDPATYEEAHLLMQQLMPQSLPRLKLYDEKIPLFIRYQIEQQIETAHRREVPLRSGGALVIDHTEALTAVDINSARATQGSDIEETATNTNLEACDEIALQLRLRDLAGLIVIDFIDMMQSRNQRAVEDRLRDALKPDRARIQIGKLSRFGLLEMSRQRLRTSLKETSHITCPRCEGQGTIRSVESTALHVLRLLEEEAIKERTGRLAVQVPVAVATYLLNEKRDAVAELGSRLGVNPIILPNPALETPHYELERTRVQDMNKRLLDTPSHELPLMAVAVEGVAAPPAPIAAPPAVQRLIRSTPPPSSVQEPETAPVKSQLGVFTRVWRSLFGYQPAPAARPSGPAVRQAPARRGRTEATSARPDARRSSAPAARPHAPQAPAAARDGTAARDGQREPREGRTGRGRGRRGGQRGQGQGSGNSENRAPQNGADARPNPRRAREEEQAGSQNPEVAEDARPPQGVPAPTSGHGDAASGVVNAPVAPVQAAPVAVAAPVSVPAPAPREVEREAAASTPVRSLAEAQTQTQAEVAAFVPKPVPTPQPAESGFTQVETGPGRSAPDHTVDTR; from the coding sequence ATGAAACGCATCCTGTTCAACGCCCGTCAGTCCGAAGAACTGCGTGTGGCAATCGTCGATGGTCAACGCCTTTTTGACCTGGACATCGAGTTTCCGAACCGGAATCAGAAAAAAGGCAACATCTACCGCGGCATCGTGCGCCGCGTCGAACCCAGCCTGGAAGCCGCCTTCGTTGACTACGGCGGTACCCGCCACGGTTTTCTGCCGCTGAAGGAAGTTGCTTCTTCTTACCTGATAGCTGAAGGCAGCGAGGGTAATAAATCGAGTATTCGCGGCGCCTTCCGCGAAGGTCAGGAAGTGACCGTTCAGGTCGAGAAGGAAGAGCGGGGCACCAAGGGCGCGGCGCTGACCACGCATATCAGCCTGGCCGGTCGCTATTTGGTCCTGATGCCCTACAGCCCGGACGCAGGCGGGGTGTCGCGAAAAATAGAGGGCGACGATCGGGCCGAACTGAAGGAAATGCTGGGGCAGCTGCAATTGCCCGATGGCATGGGTACGATCGCCCGCACCGTCGCTGCCGAGCGCAGCTTGGCCGAGCTGCAATGGGATCTGGACCATCTGGTGGAGCTGTGGAATGCCATCGACGCCGCCAGCAGCGGCAAGCCAGCGCCGTTTCTGATCTACCAGGAAAACAATGTTGTGGCGCGGGTGATCCGCGACTACTTCCGGGATGACATTGCCGAAGTCCTGATCGACGATCCGGCCACCTACGAAGAGGCACACCTGCTGATGCAGCAGCTGATGCCGCAGAGCCTGCCGCGGCTGAAGCTGTATGACGAAAAAATTCCGCTGTTCATCCGGTACCAGATCGAACAACAGATCGAAACCGCTCACAGGAGAGAGGTGCCGCTACGCTCCGGCGGGGCGCTGGTAATCGATCATACCGAGGCGCTGACCGCGGTCGACATCAACTCGGCGCGCGCGACCCAGGGCAGCGATATCGAGGAAACCGCCACCAACACCAACCTTGAAGCCTGCGACGAGATTGCCCTTCAACTGCGGCTGCGCGACCTGGCTGGCCTGATCGTGATCGATTTCATCGATATGATGCAAAGCCGTAACCAGCGGGCGGTGGAAGACCGCTTGCGCGATGCGCTCAAACCCGATCGCGCGCGCATCCAGATCGGCAAGCTGTCACGGTTTGGGTTGCTTGAAATGTCGCGTCAGCGGCTGCGGACTTCGTTAAAAGAGACCAGCCATATCACCTGTCCCCGCTGCGAGGGCCAGGGCACCATCCGTAGTGTGGAATCGACTGCTTTGCACGTGCTTCGCCTGTTGGAAGAGGAGGCCATCAAGGAGCGAACCGGGCGTCTGGCGGTCCAGGTGCCGGTGGCGGTGGCGACCTACCTGCTCAATGAAAAACGTGACGCTGTAGCCGAGTTGGGGTCGCGGCTTGGGGTCAACCCCATCATCCTGCCCAATCCGGCGCTGGAAACGCCACATTACGAGCTTGAACGGACCCGCGTGCAGGACATGAACAAGCGCTTGCTGGATACGCCCAGTCACGAGTTGCCCCTGATGGCAGTGGCGGTCGAAGGGGTTGCGGCTCCCCCTGCGCCGATCGCCGCGCCGCCGGCGGTACAGCGCCTGATCCGCAGCACCCCGCCACCCAGTTCGGTGCAAGAACCGGAGACAGCGCCGGTGAAGTCCCAACTCGGCGTCTTTACCCGTGTCTGGCGCAGTCTGTTTGGCTACCAGCCAGCGCCAGCAGCGCGGCCATCAGGGCCGGCAGTTCGTCAGGCGCCAGCCCGACGTGGCCGGACTGAAGCCACTTCCGCACGGCCGGACGCGCGCCGTTCGTCGGCTCCCGCGGCCCGTCCACACGCGCCGCAAGCGCCCGCGGCTGCCCGCGACGGTACCGCCGCGCGGGATGGCCAGCGCGAGCCGCGCGAAGGCAGAACCGGACGCGGTCGAGGCCGTCGCGGCGGTCAGCGAGGTCAAGGTCAGGGGTCAGGCAACAGCGAGAATCGGGCGCCTCAAAACGGCGCCGACGCGCGACCAAATCCGCGGCGGGCGAGGGAGGAAGAACAAGCCGGTTCCCAGAATCCCGAGGTAGCCGAGGATGCCCGGCCGCCGCAGGGAGTTCCCGCCCCGACGTCAGGTCATGGTGACGCGGCGTCGGGGGTAGTGAACGCGCCCGTAGCGCCGGTGCAAGCTGCCCCGGTGGCGGTAGCGGCGCCGGTAAGCGTACCTGCGCCCGCACCCCGGGAGGTGGAAAGGGAAGCGGCAGCGAGCACGCCCGTTCGCTCGCTGGCCGAGGCCCAGACCCAGACCCAAGCAGAGGTTGCCGCTTTCGTGCCGAAGCCGGTGCCGACCCCACAACCGGCCGAAAGCGGTTTCACGCAGGTCGAAACCGGGCCCGGTCGGTCCGCGCCCGACCACACTGTTGATACCCGCTGA
- a CDS encoding RluA family pseudouridine synthase: MPTAANSQVAYVSVADDQAGQRVDNFLLARFRGLPRSRVYRLLRRGEVRVNGGRAKPEHRLQAGDRVRLPPVDLQAPRPPTQASADQLTTLAGCILFEDERLLVLDKPAGLACHGGSGISFGVIEALRQMRANQPFLELVHRLDRDTSGCLLIAKRRSTLRSLHEQLRTGAIKKRYLALLLGNLVRKRQQVDAPLARYERGGERLVRVDPEGKPAQTVFYLRERFAAASFVEAELLSGRTHQIRVHAAHLGCPLAGDPKYGDRAAEVALGQIGLDRLFLHASRIEVLPLEGCARQVFEAPLPTALRVPLERLRAANTKVTNT, encoded by the coding sequence ATGCCGACAGCAGCCAACAGCCAAGTGGCCTATGTCAGCGTCGCCGACGATCAGGCCGGACAACGGGTGGATAATTTCTTGCTCGCGCGCTTTCGTGGCTTGCCGCGCAGCCGTGTGTACCGCTTGCTGCGGCGTGGCGAAGTGCGTGTGAACGGCGGGCGCGCCAAACCAGAGCACCGCTTGCAGGCCGGTGATCGAGTGCGACTACCCCCAGTCGATTTGCAAGCCCCACGCCCACCGACACAGGCATCCGCGGACCAGCTCACGACCCTCGCCGGCTGCATCCTGTTCGAAGATGAGCGGTTACTGGTTCTGGACAAGCCGGCTGGTCTGGCCTGCCATGGTGGCAGTGGCATCAGCTTCGGCGTGATTGAAGCACTGCGCCAGATGCGCGCCAATCAGCCTTTTCTGGAACTGGTACACCGACTGGACCGGGACACGTCCGGCTGTCTGCTGATTGCCAAGCGGCGCAGCACCCTGCGCAGCCTGCATGAGCAATTGCGTACCGGCGCGATAAAGAAGCGCTACCTGGCTTTGCTGCTGGGAAACCTGGTCCGAAAACGACAACAGGTAGACGCACCGCTGGCGCGCTATGAGCGCGGTGGGGAGCGGCTGGTTCGGGTAGATCCCGAAGGTAAGCCTGCGCAGACGGTATTTTACCTTCGCGAGCGATTCGCCGCCGCCAGCTTTGTCGAAGCCGAACTGCTGTCCGGGCGTACCCATCAGATCCGGGTACACGCGGCGCACCTGGGTTGCCCACTGGCCGGTGACCCCAAGTACGGAGACCGTGCCGCCGAGGTGGCGCTGGGTCAGATTGGCCTGGACAGGCTGTTTCTACACGCGTCGCGGATCGAAGTCCTGCCGCTGGAGGGTTGCGCACGGCAGGTGTTCGAAGCGCCGCTACCGACCGCTCTTAGGGTGCCGCTTGAGCGTTTACGCGCCGCCAACACAAAGGTGACAAACACATGA
- a CDS encoding S49 family peptidase, translated as MNDDSHPGSWERELIERVLQGTLIEQRRARRWRNFLRLLSLSLIMAVLATVLFRNEMGVPTVTRRHTALVQLNGIIAPGTDANADIIIESLRAAYDNTHVAGVVLRIDSPGGSPVQAGRINAEIKRLRKLHPTVPLHAVIDDICASGGYFVAVAADNIYADRASVVGSIGVLMNGFGFVGAMDKLGVERRLVTAGAHKGFLDPFSPSDPVDLQHARGLLKAIHGQFIEVVKQGRGERLKNDPDLFSGLIWTGEQGLKLGLVDALGDTDWVAREVFKADKVVDYTVRPDYFSRLIRSTGSEAAAGMLNALGERLRWQ; from the coding sequence ATGAATGATGATTCACACCCTGGTTCCTGGGAGCGCGAACTGATTGAACGCGTGCTGCAAGGCACGCTGATCGAGCAGCGGCGAGCCCGCCGCTGGCGCAACTTTCTGCGCCTGCTGTCGCTCAGTCTGATTATGGCCGTGCTGGCAACGGTGCTGTTTCGCAACGAGATGGGAGTGCCCACGGTCACCCGCCGCCACACCGCTTTGGTACAGTTGAACGGCATCATCGCGCCCGGGACTGACGCCAACGCCGACATCATCATTGAGTCGCTGCGCGCTGCCTATGACAACACTCACGTCGCCGGCGTGGTGCTGCGCATCGACAGTCCCGGCGGCAGCCCGGTACAAGCGGGTCGCATCAACGCCGAGATCAAGCGCCTGCGTAAGCTGCACCCGACCGTGCCCTTACATGCGGTCATCGACGACATCTGCGCCTCCGGCGGCTATTTCGTCGCCGTGGCGGCTGACAATATCTACGCCGACCGCGCCAGCGTGGTCGGCTCGATAGGCGTGTTGATGAATGGCTTCGGCTTTGTCGGGGCGATGGACAAACTGGGCGTGGAGCGCCGCTTGGTGACCGCGGGCGCCCACAAGGGATTTCTGGATCCGTTCTCGCCTAGCGACCCGGTCGACCTGCAGCATGCCCGCGGGCTGCTGAAAGCCATTCACGGGCAGTTCATTGAAGTCGTCAAACAGGGTCGCGGCGAGCGACTGAAAAACGACCCGGATTTGTTCTCGGGCCTGATCTGGACCGGCGAGCAAGGGCTGAAGCTGGGACTGGTCGATGCTCTGGGCGATACCGACTGGGTGGCGCGCGAAGTATTCAAGGCCGACAAGGTGGTCGACTACACCGTGCGCCCGGATTATTTCTCGCGCCTGATCCGTAGCACAGGCAGCGAGGCGGCTGCCGGCATGCTCAACGCCCTGGGGGAACGCCTGCGCTGGCAGTAG
- a CDS encoding nucleoside triphosphate pyrophosphatase, whose translation MTELQPVLMLASTSNPRRELIARLGLPFGVQAPQADETAQPGEAPAQLAVRLAQAKAWSVAQALPAHLIVGSDQVAVVGEQVLGKPGNHAAAAAQLALASGRVVHFLTAVCLLNSATGQARTRLVPFEVQMRVLSDRQIERYLAREQPFDCAGALRSEGLGIVLCQRMTGDDPTALLGLPLIALSELLSEEGIAMP comes from the coding sequence ATGACCGAACTCCAGCCAGTGCTTATGCTTGCCTCCACGTCGAATCCGCGTCGCGAGCTGATTGCCCGGTTGGGGCTGCCGTTTGGTGTGCAGGCGCCGCAGGCCGACGAGACAGCGCAGCCCGGCGAGGCGCCGGCCCAGCTCGCGGTTCGCCTGGCTCAGGCCAAGGCGTGGTCCGTTGCCCAGGCGCTGCCGGCACATCTGATCGTCGGTTCGGATCAGGTGGCGGTGGTGGGTGAGCAGGTGCTCGGCAAACCCGGCAATCATGCGGCCGCGGCGGCGCAACTGGCGTTGGCGTCGGGGCGTGTCGTGCATTTTCTGACGGCGGTATGCCTGCTGAATAGCGCAACCGGGCAGGCGCGTACACGCCTGGTGCCGTTCGAGGTGCAGATGCGCGTATTGAGCGATCGTCAGATCGAGCGATACCTGGCTCGTGAGCAGCCGTTCGACTGCGCTGGCGCGCTCCGTTCAGAAGGTTTGGGTATCGTTCTGTGCCAGCGCATGACAGGCGATGACCCCACGGCACTCCTGGGCCTGCCGCTGATCGCGCTGAGCGAATTGTTGAGCGAGGAGGGCATTGCGATGCCCTGA
- a CDS encoding DUF177 domain-containing protein: MLGRLPEFIDPYDWAKAGRELSGRLPLASLGRLCANLATDQGWVEVALRFALIDTGRPVLTGSASCDVMVRCQRCVEPLPVHLNAPIQLGIVPSDAAAARLQAGYEPLLCRSGENLAVADLVEDELLLVLPDYPHHAAGACQAVTVPAESQEQLQPFAVLRNLKKKG, from the coding sequence ATGCTGGGGCGGTTACCAGAATTCATAGACCCGTACGACTGGGCCAAGGCCGGTCGCGAGCTTTCTGGTCGTCTGCCGCTGGCGAGTCTTGGGCGATTGTGTGCCAACCTGGCAACAGACCAGGGCTGGGTGGAGGTGGCGCTCCGGTTCGCGCTGATTGATACCGGCCGGCCAGTGCTGACCGGGAGCGCATCGTGTGACGTCATGGTGCGCTGTCAGCGATGCGTAGAGCCCTTGCCGGTGCACCTGAACGCACCGATTCAGCTAGGGATCGTACCGAGCGATGCTGCTGCGGCAAGGCTGCAGGCTGGCTATGAACCCTTATTGTGTCGGTCTGGCGAGAATTTGGCGGTTGCCGACCTGGTGGAGGACGAGTTATTGCTGGTGCTGCCGGACTATCCGCATCATGCCGCAGGCGCCTGCCAGGCTGTAACGGTGCCGGCCGAGTCCCAGGAGCAACTACAGCCGTTTGCGGTACTCCGCAACTTAAAGAAAAAAGGGTGA